ACGCTATATAAATTAGCGACTAAACTCCAACCCCATGGATTCCCGCCAAGACAACGCGGGAATGACGGCTTCAATGACACTTGCAACAACGGCCGCAGTATTTACACTGCACTTGTCATCTTTTCGCCACATTTCGACAGTACTTTGCCCTTAAGCTGACACGAGTAACACTCATTACTTTGCTTTAATACTCTGTATCAATTAAAGACAAGAGCAAGCGATGTTTACTTCTAAAAAAAATCTACAACTTATCGATTATAAAAATTCGTATTATTGCCAACAACAGCGAAAAAAACGACGTTATAAGTGGTTTAAAATTTCAGTTTTATTATTACTTATCATCTCACTTGCCTTGGTTTTTATGCCTTATGCACAAAGTGAGCAACTTGATTCACAGGAACAAATAAAGCGAGGCAACGTCCTTGTTCATGGTCCGCAATTGCTTTTTGAGAATCCGAATAACAGTCAGAGTCAGAACCCAAACATAGCCGTGCGTGCAACCTTCCCTGTTGATATTGAAGCCAACATTGAAATTAATGGTTTAGTTGCTTACGCAGAAATAAAGCAAACCTTTATCAATCCCTACAATATTGCGTTGGCGGGAAAGTATCAGTTTCCATTACCTGAAAACTCAGCGGTTAAACAGTTAATGATAAAAATGGGTAATGTAGAAATACTTGGCGAAATAATGGAAAAAAAAGCAGCAAAAGCTATTTACCAAAAAGCCAAAAAAAAGGGACGAAAAGCAAGTTTAGTAGAGCAACAGCGACCGAATTTATTTACCAACAAAATAGCGAATATTCCTGCGCAGTCAACCGTTGTTGTTACGTTAAAATTTATCATGCCTGTCTCGTTCTCTCAGGGGAAATTCAATTTACGACTACCCCTTGCACTAACCGATAGGTATCAACCAAGATCAACGTCAAACTCGTTTAATGAATCGTCTGGGCACTCACCTGAATACTCATCTGAACGCTCACCAAGCAATTTCACTCACGACTTAACTAACGTTTCAGCTAACATTTCAACAAAATCGTTACCCGAGCCATTTAAAATATCAACTACACGTTCATCAACCACGCATGTTCGATCAGTTGCTCGTAGCCAATCATCAATAAACATTGTATTAAACTCAGGTATTCCCATCACGTCTATTGTCAGTGATAGCCATAAAATACAATCACGTGACTTAAGCAGTAAGTTAAACAGTGAGCAAAATGCTTACTTTATTACTTTAGATAAAACCCAGGTGATATCTAACAAAACGTTCGATTTAACTTGGCAATTAATTGCGAGTAATCAACCTCAAGTCAGTAGTTTTACCCAAGAAATCTCAGGTGAGCATTATACTTTATTGACCTTTTTCCCGCCTGAAAAAGCCGTAGCGCAAGTGATAGCAAGAGATATCATTTTTATAATTGATACCTCAGGCTCAATGCAAGCTGGCTCGATGGAGCAAGCGAAATCGAGTCTGCAACTCGCCCTATTACAACTTAACAATAAAGACAGTTTCAATATTATCGCGTTCGATAATGATACCGAATTACTGTTCCCTGTCACTCACATGGCCTCAGCACACAATATCTCAAAAGCACAACAATTCATTGATGGCTTAAGTGCAAATGGTGGCACTGAAATGTACCGACCATTAAGCAACGCGTTAATGATGAAAAAAGATAAAACGCAGTCTTCAAAAGCAATTCGCCAAATAGTATTTATTACTGACGGTGCTGTCGCTAATGAATTTGAGCTTATGCAATTACTTAACACCGCTCAGGGGGATTTTCGTTTGTATACCGTAGGAATAGGCGCAGCACCCAATGGTTACTTTATGAAAAAAGCGGCTCAATTTGGTCGAGGAAGTTATGTGTTTATTCAAAATAAAAGTGAAGTGCAGCGAAAAATGAGCCATTTCATGACAAAAATAAGCCAACCTGCACTCACTAATATTGCCTTAACGCTTGATAACCAAATTCACCAGCACGTTGAGGTTTATCCTAAAAAGATCCCTGATTTATATTTTGGTGAGCCGTTGCAAATAGCCCTTAAATCTCAGTTTCCTATCAGCAGTGTTCAATTAACCGCTGAAACAGTATCAACTCCTTTCTACCAGCAATTAATCATTGATGATCGCCAGCCATCGAAAGGTATTTCATCACTTTGGGCACGGCGTAAAATAGAGAGTTTAGTCGACAGCCTTATTGTTGGAGCAAATAAAGACAAGGTTAAATCGCAGGTTATCGCCACTTCACTCAATCATCAAATAATATCGCCTTACACCAGTTTTATTGCGGTAGAAAAGCAGCCAGAAGTTTCGTCTTTGCTCGTAAAAAATGACTTGTCATCGGTCAAAAAATCTAAAAACAACGCAATACCAGCTCATGAGAGTTTACTGGTAGCTATGCCTCAAACAGCCCTTGATTGGCAATTACAGTTTTTGGTTGGCATAGCGCTAATGTTGCTTAGCTTAGTATTTATGAAGATTAGAAACTTAGCTTTGTTGAACAATATTATGCTGGCTAATACTTGGCTGGCTAATAAACGTTTTAAGTTGGTAAATTGTAATGAAAAACCTCATTAAGAAGTTGCTACTTGTTGCTGGCAGCTTGCTTTGTCTTCATGCGAGCTGGTTGCCGATCAAAGGCTGGCTCTCTGAGCAATTAATAAGTTACAGCTGGCATCAGACAATCGATTTGAAGCAAAAGACTAAACCTTGGCCGTGGGCAGATACTTATCCCATTGCAGAGCTTTCATTTGAACGTTTAAACAAGCATGTAGTTGTGCTTAACGGCGGTGATCCAACCACATTAGCTTTTTCAGCCGGTGCTATTGCTCCCTTTAATCAAGTCAGCAGCGCTCAACCTTTTGTTGTTGCAGGACATAGAGATAGTCACTTTTCATTTTTAGACGAGGTAGTTATGAACGATATAATTTCACTGGCTGACAAACATGGTCAAAGCCAGCTTTACCAAGTTGAAGCCATTGATATTGTCGATGCATCAACAGGCGAGCTCCCCATTTTGGCAGATGATTCGCAGCTAATTCTAATCACTTGCTACCCTTTTACTAATACTCGTAATATAGGTAATGTTGCTGGCAGTAATAGTAATGAAAGGTATGTGATAACAGCAAGATTGCTTTGAATGCATTTTGCCGGGGTATTTCTATAGTTCTGTTCTGACACAAAGACAATCTACTAATCATTGTTCCTTGTCGATGAATAGTGAAATAAAATCTATATAAATCATAGTTTAAATAATTATCAAACCGCACTTTATTACACTAAAAATGAACTTACTTCATTGTAATATGACTAACCTAGTAACCAAGAGACAATGGATCTTCGACTAGAGACTTCGAAGATGACGATATTAATTCACTCCTGAGTAAGATGACGCTATTAACTAACACCTGAGTGCAGATGTCTTATTGATTAACTCCTAAATGAAAATGACGTGATTAATCGCTTCTTGAGTAAAATGCTTAGCCAACAAAAGAAATTATTTTTCCTCCCAAAGGTTCTATTATTAATATAACCTTTACTTTCATTAACAAAGAGCAGTGCCTATGAAATTAATTTACAGTAATGAAAATCAATTTTTAGTAAATAACGCTAAAAACATTCTTGAAAATCACAATATAGAAGTCACTTTGAAAAATGAGTTTGCCTCTGGCGCTGCAGGTGTATTAGCGCCTATAGATACCTGGGTAGAGTTATGGATAATTAATGATATTGATGAAGAGAAAGCGGAAACAATTTTAGCGCAGGCATTAAAACAGCAAGGAGAACACGATTGGTTTTGTCAGCAGTGCCAAGAGCAAAATGATGCTTCTTTTGATTCTTGTTGGCAGTGCCAAACTGAAAAAGCGTCATAATGCCAAACGCTTTAACTTAGACAGCTTAATGGAATACTTTGAGGGCAAAGTAAAAGCACTGCATAGGCATGCCTAATAATAAGTAATGGCAATTTCGGCTGCCAATAAAAGTTAACTTTTTGATAGGAACTAGTTGATAAATATTTTAGTTCTAAAGCAATTGTTTTATCGACGTTAAGTTGTAGATTCTTTAATATTCCCCGCAATATTAATTACTGCACTTTTGATAGAAGTTGCAATTTGATCTGCAGTTTTAATAGACGCTACCGCTCTGGCTGTAGTAAGTCCTCCAATTAAAACACCTAATAATGCCCATCCCTTAGCTATGCACTCCTCTTTCGAATCACCCTCAATTCCTTGAGCCACAAGCGCAACTATTTCTTTCATTTTTTCTTCATAGAGACTTTGTAATTGAGGCTTAGTACGAACAACTTCGGGTGAAAGGGTTGTCATTGCGCAGCCACATGAAAGGTTTTCCCGATGTGATTGACTTAGATAATAATCTGAAAAAGCCACGAGCCATTGTTTTCCATGTTGACGTTGAAACTCAGGGATAGCAGTAATCACCTCATCAAGACCTACCGACAATGCCACTTCAAATGCACCTTCTTTTGAGCCTAAGTGGGCATAAAAGGCACCCGAAGTAACGCCTGCCTCTTTAGCTATACCATCAACACCAATACCCGCATAACCATTGCTTCGAAAAGCTTGACTCGCTGCGTTGATAATACGTTTTCTTGTTTCTTCTTTTTTGCTTACTTTCGTCATGTAAATATCCGAACCCCTGAGAATATTTACATTATAACTGTGTTCCAAATAAAAATATAGCAGTCGTTATATTCCTCATTGACAATATAACGATCACTATATAATATGACCTAAATTACTAAATATAACGATCACTATATTTAATAATTAAAACTGACGTTGCCTAAAAGCAACATCGATTAATCACTAACAATTAACTTAATAATTATTGGAGAATACTATGCCATTAACTCTAACTCTTACTGAAGGCGTTATCCCTGCTGGTTCTGAAAAGGAAGCAGTTGAAAAAATCACTCATTCAATGCTTAAACATCACGGTCTTTTAGGTAATACGGTGATGACACCTAATATAACGGCACATGTTTCAGTACTGCCTAAAAATTCGACTTTTTCGGGTGGTGAAGAATTCTCAGGCGTTTGGATGGAATGGAAGGTACCTTCATTTGCTTTTGCTTCAAGAGACATTCAATTGGCGCATTTTGCTGATGCAACCGAAATAATCAGGGCTTTATCTGGCGGAAAACAACCGATAGAACATATTTACTCGAATGTTATTCATACGGTAGATGGCTCATGGAATTTCAATGGCATCGCGATGACCAATGAAGAAATTGGTGCAGAAATTTCGATGGGATAACAGGTTTTCCAAGTGATTTTGGTCAGTAATATTCTTTGTTCACTCATTTATAGTCTCAACAGGAAGTGGACAGAATCATTGTAAAAAACATCGACAAACACTGTGAACCTTAGGTGTCTTTGTTGTTATCCATACAAATTTAACGTTAAAAAAGAGAAGTTTATGTTTAAAAAAATAGCAGCGGCAAGTTTATTTATCATCATTTCAACGAGTTCCTTTGCGGGTCAAAAAATATGTACGCCAATTGGGGGTATGGCAATGCCAACATTCTCACCTCAAGCTGATGGTTCGGTGAGAATTACGGCGGCATTAATTGGCAGTGTTAGTGCGGCAAGTGGCACAATTACTGCTCAAAGAGAAACCAAAAGTGGCTTAGAAATGGATTTGAACCACTACTTTTTAAACAATACTGGAGGCTCATTTCACACGGTAGATCATGCAGAGTTAACCGCTGTACCAGGTAAAATGGGTAATTTTATGATTGAAATTAATTACTCCATTGAGAAAGAATCTACGACCGGCACGTTCAAAGGCTATGAGGGTGACTTCAAAAGTTACGGCTTAGTCGATTTGAATAATATGGAAGGACTAGTACGTTACAGTGGTGAAATTTGTAAATTGTAGATCACAAAACAAATCCCGAGCACTAGCCTTTATCCACTAGTACGGGCTAGTGGTGATTTTATTTCGACAATTAACTGGAGATTTCCACGATGAATCGAATACTTCATACGATGTTAAGAGTATCTAACCTTGAAAAATCAATCGAGTTTTATACCAAAATATTAGGTATGAATGTACTCAGAACTGTGGAACAACTTGATCAAGGTTTTTCTTTAACCTTTTTAGGTTATGCAAAAGAGTCTGAAACGTGTGTATTAGAGTTAAACTATATACCCGTAATCATTCAAAATGCTCGATTCAGAGCGCTTGAGAAAATCTAGTTTGAGGCGCGTCAATTAAATAATGGTTATTCCCTATTTCTTTGACGCAACAATAAAATAGGTTTGCTCATGCACTTCTACGATGTGGCTAAAAACGATTTATACGTCGTTATTGATTTTGTCAATGGAACAACCATTGTCTGCAATCAATGCCTTGTTTAAATCGTTTTATTCTCCCACTGAAACATGCATTTTGAATGGTCACGGGTATAACTATGGCGTTAATAAATATGAGTTGGGTAATGCCTTTGGTCATATTGCAATTGGCGTCGACGATTGTTACAGCGCATGTATTCAAATAGCGCTATTAGGCGGTAACATTGTACGTGAGGCTGGCCCTCTGGCAGGTAGCGATGAAGTAATCGCGTTTGTAGAAGACCCAGATGGCTACAAAATTGAATTAATAGATCGCTAACCACCTAGTATTGAGCAGGGGATAATCCATAATATAGGGCGACAAAAGTACGGTGACAAAAGATGGAAAACTTTCCACTTACAATGATAAATCATGAGGTAAGGATATTATGAAACTAACATTAACAGGCGGATGTCTCTGCGGTGCAGTACAATTTTCTGTCAAAGATGAATTCAAGGCATTTTATCAATGTCACTGTAAGCAGTGTCAGCAACTATCAGGCTCGGCATTTACGTCGAACATTTTGACTGCTCCTACAAATATTGAATGGCTTAAAGGTAAGCGCAACGTTACCGTGTATGATCACCCTACTAGAGGATTTTCAAAATCGTTCTGTTCCCTCTGTGGCTCTGCGCTTCCTTTTATAAACAAAAATAAAACAACATTAATTATACCTGCAGGTTCACTTAATGAGCTGCCTGATTTAAAACCACAAGCTAATATGTTTACATCAGAAGAAGCATGTTGGCTTAAGCCTGGCTTAAACGCTAAGGGGTTCAGTGGTTTCCCTGAATAGTTACCCGAATTGAATATTATTAACAAAACACAAAACGATGAAGCAATGGTATAAAGTACATTCAACTAAGCTACTCATGCCATCGTCTTGTGCTTCTGCAATCAACATCCTTAAGATGACTTACTTATTCACTCACTTGTGTGACAGCTAAAATGCTTTCAACAAGATAATCAATATCTTGTTCAGGAATTGAGGCAAGATTAATTCGTCCGTTATTCAAACCGTAAACGGCATATTCAGTCCTCAAACTTTCCATTTGTTCTTCAGTTGCGGGCAACATAGCAAACATGCCCTCTTGAGATAAAATATAGTCAAAATAGTTATCTCCTGAGTGTTGACGAAATGCCGCGCAAAGCTTTTCTCTGATCCCTTTAATTTTACCATTTATCTGTGAAAGTTCATCTGACCACATTGTTTTCAATGCTGGTGTTTTCAAAATAGTCTTCACAATTTCAGCGCCATTTGAAGGTGGCACCCAATAAGTGGTTTTACTCATAATGGCGAGTTGAGATTGTGCTTTGTTTGCTTCTTCTAGTGTTGGACTTAGAATATAAGCAGCGCCTACTCTATCACTGTACACACCGAAATTTTTAGAACAACTCACGCAAAGCGCCAAACGTTCAACCGACTTAGCCATAGTAAGTAAACCCGCAGCATCTTCATTTAACCCGTCGGCAAAGCCTTGATACGCAGTGTCGATTAACGGCAAGAAATTGGTAGATTTTGATAGCTGAGCAATTTGCTGCCAGTGTTGCGCTGTTAAACGTAATCCTGACGGGTTATGACATGAGCCGTGAAGTAGCACCACATCATTTTCGCCTAACTTTTCTAGTGTATCGAACATGCCACTTTCATCAAGCGTCATGGTTTTATGATCAATAAAAGGATATTCCTCATAAGCCAAACCTGCGGCGATAATGGTTGGAATATGATTGGCATACGTTGGGTCACTTACCCAAATTTTGGCAGTAGGGTTTGCGAGTTTAATTAAATCTAAAATGGCACGTAAACCGCCACTGCCACCTGCCGTTTGAACGCCACTGATATAACCATTAACGGTTTGGTTTGCAAACACCAGCTCTTGGAGTAATTGCACATACTCAAGATCGCCTTTTGAACCAACATAACTTTTATTTCGTCCTGCATTGGCGAGTAGTTGGTCAGCTTCCATCACCGCTTTCATTAACAAGGTGTTGTCATTGCTATCTTTATAAACACCTACGGTTAAATCAACTTTAAAAGGTCGTTCATCTTTAGATGAACGTGCCATCAAATCTATAATTTCGTCAGAAGCAGGTAAAGGAATATTGGCAAACATGGGAACTCTTCAACTTTAATTAAATAAAAAATAACGTAATTTAATACATTTAAATCAAGACTCTACTATATCACCTGCTGTTATTATTTAAACGACTACTTAGTCTGTATATCGCGTTAATTTGAACATTTATCCTAAACCACTTGTTTCGCTGATTTAGGTTGATGTAAATACGCTTTTAACTTTTCCGTTTTTATTAAGCCAATGATTAACCCCACAATAATTAATAAACATGCGAGTGCTTTGACAAGCCCTATTTGCTCTTGGTAAAAAATAGCACTGCCTAATAAACCAAAAATGGGTACCAAAAAAGTTAACGGTGCAACTGTGCTTAATGGGTATTTCACTAATAAGCGATTCCAAACCCAATAGCCAAATAACGTAACTGGGTAGGCTTGAAATAACACAGAGAAAATAACAGAGCCATTAGCGAGTGAATTCAATGTTTGTAATTGCTCCGGTCCACCGCGTAAAAAAGCGAGTGCAAATAAAGGTAACGGCGCAAATAACATGCCCCAGATACTAAAGGCAAAAATCTCTTTGGTTCCTGCTTTTTTAACAAGAATACTGGTAATACTCCAAGATAAAGCGGCGATTAAAATAAAGACTAAACCTAACGTTGTCACTGAGCCATCAGTTACCGATACGCTTAACGCCAAACCTAGAATAGCAACAACGCTACCAACTACTTTGATGGGAGCAACAGTTTCTTTAAGTACAAAGTAGCCCACTAATAAACTAATCACGACATTCATCTGCAATAATACTGAAGCCATACCTGCAGAGAGCCCCGCCTGAATTGACCAACTACCCATGCCCCACACACCAATGGCAAAGACGAGTCCGTAGCCCATTAAATATCGCCATTTGACCTGTGGTCTTTTAACAAAAAACACCGCAGGGATGACGGCAAAACTGAAACGTAATGCGGTGAGTAACAAAGGGTCTATTTCACTGACGCCAAGTTTGATCACCGAAAAGTTAAGCCCCCAAATAATCATCACAAAAATGCCGAGTAGTAGATCTCTATTGTTCATTGTTCATCCTTTTAAATGCCAGATTTAATGGCAAGTGGTTAAGTTCGTTTTCTTACAAGTGCAGTTATTATTAACGAAAGCAAAAAAGAGAACAGATACAATTTATAAAATAAAAAAGGGTACAGTTAATTCAGACTTTGTTATATGGTGACTGTGTTTTACGGTCACAACGCTAGAAAGTAATAAGCAACAACAGCAAAG
The DNA window shown above is from Colwellia psychrerythraea 34H and carries:
- a CDS encoding marine proteobacterial sortase target protein, whose protein sequence is MFTSKKNLQLIDYKNSYYCQQQRKKRRYKWFKISVLLLLIISLALVFMPYAQSEQLDSQEQIKRGNVLVHGPQLLFENPNNSQSQNPNIAVRATFPVDIEANIEINGLVAYAEIKQTFINPYNIALAGKYQFPLPENSAVKQLMIKMGNVEILGEIMEKKAAKAIYQKAKKKGRKASLVEQQRPNLFTNKIANIPAQSTVVVTLKFIMPVSFSQGKFNLRLPLALTDRYQPRSTSNSFNESSGHSPEYSSERSPSNFTHDLTNVSANISTKSLPEPFKISTTRSSTTHVRSVARSQSSINIVLNSGIPITSIVSDSHKIQSRDLSSKLNSEQNAYFITLDKTQVISNKTFDLTWQLIASNQPQVSSFTQEISGEHYTLLTFFPPEKAVAQVIARDIIFIIDTSGSMQAGSMEQAKSSLQLALLQLNNKDSFNIIAFDNDTELLFPVTHMASAHNISKAQQFIDGLSANGGTEMYRPLSNALMMKKDKTQSSKAIRQIVFITDGAVANEFELMQLLNTAQGDFRLYTVGIGAAPNGYFMKKAAQFGRGSYVFIQNKSEVQRKMSHFMTKISQPALTNIALTLDNQIHQHVEVYPKKIPDLYFGEPLQIALKSQFPISSVQLTAETVSTPFYQQLIIDDRQPSKGISSLWARRKIESLVDSLIVGANKDKVKSQVIATSLNHQIISPYTSFIAVEKQPEVSSLLVKNDLSSVKKSKNNAIPAHESLLVAMPQTALDWQLQFLVGIALMLLSLVFMKIRNLALLNNIMLANTWLANKRFKLVNCNEKPH
- a CDS encoding class GN sortase → MKNLIKKLLLVAGSLLCLHASWLPIKGWLSEQLISYSWHQTIDLKQKTKPWPWADTYPIAELSFERLNKHVVVLNGGDPTTLAFSAGAIAPFNQVSSAQPFVVAGHRDSHFSFLDEVVMNDIISLADKHGQSQLYQVEAIDIVDASTGELPILADDSQLILITCYPFTNTRNIGNVAGSNSNERYVITARLL
- a CDS encoding DUF2007 domain-containing protein — encoded protein: MKLIYSNENQFLVNNAKNILENHNIEVTLKNEFASGAAGVLAPIDTWVELWIINDIDEEKAETILAQALKQQGEHDWFCQQCQEQNDASFDSCWQCQTEKAS
- a CDS encoding TetR/AcrR family transcriptional regulator, yielding MTKVSKKEETRKRIINAASQAFRSNGYAGIGVDGIAKEAGVTSGAFYAHLGSKEGAFEVALSVGLDEVITAIPEFQRQHGKQWLVAFSDYYLSQSHRENLSCGCAMTTLSPEVVRTKPQLQSLYEEKMKEIVALVAQGIEGDSKEECIAKGWALLGVLIGGLTTARAVASIKTADQIATSIKSAVINIAGNIKESTT
- a CDS encoding VOC family protein translates to MNRILHTMLRVSNLEKSIEFYTKILGMNVLRTVEQLDQGFSLTFLGYAKESETCVLELNYIPVIIQNARFRALEKI
- a CDS encoding VOC family protein; protein product: MSAINALFKSFYSPTETCILNGHGYNYGVNKYELGNAFGHIAIGVDDCYSACIQIALLGGNIVREAGPLAGSDEVIAFVEDPDGYKIELIDR
- a CDS encoding GFA family protein; protein product: MKLTLTGGCLCGAVQFSVKDEFKAFYQCHCKQCQQLSGSAFTSNILTAPTNIEWLKGKRNVTVYDHPTRGFSKSFCSLCGSALPFINKNKTTLIIPAGSLNELPDLKPQANMFTSEEACWLKPGLNAKGFSGFPE
- a CDS encoding amino acid aminotransferase, whose translation is MFANIPLPASDEIIDLMARSSKDERPFKVDLTVGVYKDSNDNTLLMKAVMEADQLLANAGRNKSYVGSKGDLEYVQLLQELVFANQTVNGYISGVQTAGGSGGLRAILDLIKLANPTAKIWVSDPTYANHIPTIIAAGLAYEEYPFIDHKTMTLDESGMFDTLEKLGENDVVLLHGSCHNPSGLRLTAQHWQQIAQLSKSTNFLPLIDTAYQGFADGLNEDAAGLLTMAKSVERLALCVSCSKNFGVYSDRVGAAYILSPTLEEANKAQSQLAIMSKTTYWVPPSNGAEIVKTILKTPALKTMWSDELSQINGKIKGIREKLCAAFRQHSGDNYFDYILSQEGMFAMLPATEEQMESLRTEYAVYGLNNGRINLASIPEQDIDYLVESILAVTQVSE
- a CDS encoding EamA family transporter — protein: MNNRDLLLGIFVMIIWGLNFSVIKLGVSEIDPLLLTALRFSFAVIPAVFFVKRPQVKWRYLMGYGLVFAIGVWGMGSWSIQAGLSAGMASVLLQMNVVISLLVGYFVLKETVAPIKVVGSVVAILGLALSVSVTDGSVTTLGLVFILIAALSWSITSILVKKAGTKEIFAFSIWGMLFAPLPLFALAFLRGGPEQLQTLNSLANGSVIFSVLFQAYPVTLFGYWVWNRLLVKYPLSTVAPLTFLVPIFGLLGSAIFYQEQIGLVKALACLLIIVGLIIGLIKTEKLKAYLHQPKSAKQVV